A window of Aliarcobacter trophiarum LMG 25534 contains these coding sequences:
- a CDS encoding energy transducer TonB: MKKLYLAFLISLLLHILLFLNYSFIKEDIEPKEKEHSEKSDIKFVKLVEDRPQQEQNIKAIETLPQIEQKSVVEKKVEQKIEKVSPKKTKEIDSPKVVTKDTNSKKQIDINNAKKVQKDILKESSTFQENTLEKFLSQKSPINQEVLNELQQLYGKEYDNFTKVQKAYLEKNLNNFQVITQRVLNRMGYPKLASKLGIGGINIIEFMFHPNGDISGLKIINSSGYTILDDYSLELIQIAYKEYPKPSEPTKLRFKVFYRNY, translated from the coding sequence ATGAAAAAACTATACTTAGCCTTTTTAATATCACTGTTGCTACATATTTTGCTATTTTTAAACTATAGTTTTATAAAAGAGGATATTGAACCAAAAGAGAAAGAGCATTCTGAAAAAAGTGATATTAAGTTTGTTAAATTAGTAGAAGATAGACCACAACAAGAGCAAAATATTAAAGCTATTGAAACTTTACCACAAATAGAGCAAAAATCTGTAGTAGAAAAAAAAGTTGAGCAAAAAATAGAAAAAGTAAGCCCTAAAAAGACAAAAGAGATAGATAGTCCCAAAGTTGTTACAAAAGATACAAATAGTAAAAAACAGATAGATATAAACAATGCAAAAAAAGTACAAAAAGATATCTTAAAAGAGAGTAGCACGTTTCAAGAAAATACTTTAGAAAAATTTTTATCTCAAAAGTCCCCTATAAATCAAGAGGTTTTAAATGAGTTACAACAACTTTATGGAAAAGAGTATGATAATTTTACAAAGGTTCAAAAAGCATATTTAGAAAAAAACTTAAATAATTTTCAAGTAATTACACAAAGAGTTTTAAATCGTATGGGTTATCCAAAATTAGCTTCAAAATTAGGAATAGGTGGGATTAATATTATAGAGTTTATGTTTCATCCAAATGGAGATATTAGTGGTCTTAAAATAATTAATTCAAGTGGATATACTATTTTAGATGATTACTCTTTAGAGTTAATACAAATAGCATATAAAGAGTATCCAAAGCCTAGTGAACCAACAAAACTTAGATTTAAAGTATTTTATAGAAATTATTAA
- a CDS encoding FtsW/RodA/SpoVE family cell cycle protein: protein MRLLDKRIMSHFDYLILIFIAPLIILSYVLIEEANEALASKQVFYYSVSLFIFLLVFMLPIRKNLRLVPILYWLGVFLLILVEFIGVTKLGAKRWIHIPLFDTTIQPSEIVKPIYILMLGYLIQRKPPPIGGYGLKDFGYFSIYIFIPFILIAKEPDLGTALVMLLLGYGILFIIGVNWKIWLGIGFILSIFLPFSYNYVMKDYQKKRVHDFIVAEKPSYHVQQSIIAIGSGGLTGKKSEDATQTQLKFLPIATSDFIFAFLVERHGFLGAFGLILLYVIIILHLFTINYFFKTDFVVKAFSSGLALLIFLNMSINILMVIGFAPVVGIPLPLFSYGGSSFINFIITFAILENLIAFRYMDMYNYERKM from the coding sequence ATGCGTTTACTTGATAAAAGAATTATGTCACATTTTGATTATTTAATTTTAATCTTTATAGCTCCTTTGATAATACTCTCTTATGTATTAATAGAAGAGGCAAATGAGGCATTAGCAAGTAAACAAGTTTTTTATTATAGTGTATCTTTATTTATATTTCTTTTAGTTTTTATGCTTCCAATTAGAAAGAATTTAAGGTTAGTACCTATTTTATACTGGCTTGGTGTTTTTTTATTAATTTTAGTTGAATTTATTGGAGTTACAAAGTTAGGAGCAAAAAGATGGATACATATTCCACTTTTTGATACAACTATTCAACCATCAGAGATAGTAAAACCAATATATATATTAATGTTAGGTTACTTAATTCAGAGAAAACCACCACCAATTGGTGGATATGGATTAAAAGATTTTGGATATTTTTCAATATATATTTTTATACCATTCATTTTAATAGCAAAAGAGCCAGACCTAGGAACTGCTCTTGTTATGCTTCTTTTAGGATATGGAATACTTTTTATAATTGGTGTAAATTGGAAGATATGGTTAGGAATTGGCTTTATTTTATCTATATTTTTACCATTTTCATACAATTATGTTATGAAAGATTATCAAAAAAAAAGAGTTCATGATTTTATAGTAGCAGAAAAGCCTAGTTACCATGTCCAGCAAAGTATTATAGCTATTGGTTCAGGAGGACTTACTGGAAAAAAGAGTGAAGATGCAACTCAAACTCAACTTAAGTTTTTACCAATTGCTACAAGCGATTTTATTTTTGCTTTTTTAGTAGAAAGGCATGGTTTTTTAGGGGCTTTTGGATTAATTCTTTTATATGTAATTATAATTTTACACCTATTTACAATAAACTATTTTTTTAAAACAGATTTTGTAGTAAAAGCCTTTTCTTCAGGTCTAGCCTTACTTATCTTTTTAAATATGAGTATAAATATTTTGATGGTTATTGGTTTTGCTCCAGTTGTTGGTATTCCTTTACCTCTTTTTTCTTATGGGGGAAGCTCTTTTATAAACTTTATTATAACTTTTGCAATTTTAGAAAATCTTATAGCTTTTAGATATATGGATATGTATAATTATGAAAGAAAGATGTAG
- a CDS encoding murein hydrolase activator EnvC family protein, giving the protein MIKSIFTLFLAINFIFASAIDKKIEQNQKSLESSKKTKDSATVKIKEIADKIEVSNTNLSKLEEDIIKINEDIEQHQKLLESSQTKLNELQTKSSDLIKEKNSSEEEIINTIVEQFSTSLALQLASKESLQELIDNEMFNLLSTNAKQKVLKLNENYNRLTENTKANQQEINKLNSYIKDRLKTKENYKALQIKHTNSLATLEKEHKLYQAELKKVIEQQDSLNKILSDLKIVKQQELRKAQEQKVADNQQVQTTNVRNQKYAKDLDLDVKKIGSSTDGVQIVKYKGVKTIAPLKSFKIVKNFGTYYDPVYKIKLFNESVVLQSNERDSKVVAVLNGKVVYAKKNAGMLENVVIIQHEGGIHTVYSHLDDIAPTLVVGKWVQKGSVVGRVNQNLTFQVTKDSAHIDPKDLFNI; this is encoded by the coding sequence ATGATTAAATCTATTTTTACTCTATTTTTAGCTATAAATTTTATCTTTGCTTCAGCAATAGATAAAAAAATTGAACAAAATCAAAAAAGCTTAGAAAGTAGTAAAAAAACAAAAGATAGTGCAACTGTTAAAATAAAAGAGATAGCTGATAAAATAGAGGTTTCAAATACAAATTTATCAAAGCTTGAAGAGGATATTATAAAAATAAATGAAGATATAGAACAACATCAAAAACTTTTAGAAAGTTCTCAAACAAAATTAAATGAGCTTCAAACTAAATCAAGTGATTTAATAAAAGAGAAAAATAGTAGTGAAGAGGAGATAATAAATACAATAGTAGAACAATTTTCTACATCTTTAGCACTACAACTAGCTTCAAAAGAGTCTCTACAAGAACTTATAGATAATGAGATGTTTAATCTTCTCTCAACAAATGCAAAACAAAAAGTTTTAAAGCTAAATGAAAATTATAATAGATTAACAGAAAATACAAAAGCGAATCAACAAGAGATAAATAAACTAAATAGTTATATAAAAGATAGGCTAAAGACTAAAGAAAACTATAAAGCTCTGCAAATTAAGCATACAAACTCTTTGGCAACTTTAGAAAAGGAGCATAAACTCTATCAAGCTGAGCTAAAAAAAGTTATAGAGCAACAAGACTCTTTAAACAAAATACTATCTGATTTAAAAATTGTAAAACAGCAAGAGCTAAGAAAAGCACAAGAACAAAAAGTAGCAGATAATCAGCAAGTACAAACAACAAATGTAAGAAATCAGAAATATGCAAAAGATTTGGATCTTGATGTTAAAAAAATTGGTTCTTCAACAGATGGAGTTCAAATTGTAAAATATAAAGGGGTAAAGACAATAGCTCCTTTAAAATCATTTAAAATTGTAAAAAATTTTGGAACATATTATGACCCTGTTTACAAAATAAAACTTTTTAATGAATCTGTTGTTTTGCAATCAAATGAGAGAGATTCAAAAGTGGTAGCAGTTTTAAATGGGAAAGTTGTTTATGCAAAGAAAAATGCTGGAATGCTTGAAAACGTTGTAATTATTCAACACGAAGGTGGAATTCATACGGTTTATTCACACTTAGATGATATTGCTCCAACTTTAGTTGTTGGTAAATGGGTACAAAAAGGTAGTGTGGTTGGAAGAGTAAATCAAAATTTAACCTTTCAAGTTA
- a CDS encoding fibronectin type III domain-containing protein, with protein MKKLRLLASLSILILIISGCSNVLDSLSTTTSPKVNQNFQTVDYSSIKSIPDMNSIGFEWQKIDDHRVVGYNFYRTELDQGGNTLKLIKATDSRYVTHYVDKGLEPKTRYAYQISARLNDGSESATTQAYIVETLPRIVAVSFAQAISNLPKKVKLVWQPHPDPRVSYYRVEKYNTFLKEWVWASASKIENRLSAEFIDTGLDNNTTYKYRIKAFSFSDVESAPTKVLEAKTKPLPISPTNVRSSNNIPKKVYITWSASPTSDVVQYRIYRSSYQSFGYSNIAAVNSDTLEYTDEINADKKEYYYKVLAVDKDNLESTSDVDSTKGITLAPPSKPILTLAQIQGNKAILNWQAGDNRTTSYNVYKRVKKYWLFSDTVKFNNITTLRFEDHDIVQGVDYYYSVQAIDEFGVLSAKSDEAKLTLPNTRI; from the coding sequence ATGAAAAAATTGAGACTTCTAGCCTCTTTGAGTATTTTAATTTTAATAATTAGTGGTTGTTCAAATGTTTTAGATAGCTTAAGTACAACAACTTCACCAAAGGTTAATCAAAATTTCCAAACGGTAGATTACTCTTCAATAAAATCTATTCCAGATATGAATTCAATTGGTTTTGAGTGGCAAAAGATTGATGACCATAGAGTTGTAGGGTATAATTTTTATAGAACAGAACTAGATCAAGGTGGAAATACTTTAAAGCTAATCAAAGCAACAGATAGTAGATATGTAACACATTATGTAGATAAAGGTTTAGAGCCAAAAACAAGATATGCTTATCAAATCTCTGCTAGATTAAATGATGGTAGCGAATCAGCTACAACACAAGCTTATATAGTTGAAACACTCCCTAGAATTGTTGCTGTTAGTTTTGCACAAGCTATATCAAATCTTCCAAAAAAAGTAAAATTAGTTTGGCAACCACATCCTGATCCTAGAGTTAGTTACTATAGAGTTGAAAAGTATAATACATTTTTGAAAGAGTGGGTTTGGGCATCTGCTTCTAAGATAGAAAATAGATTAAGTGCAGAGTTTATAGATACAGGCTTAGATAACAATACTACATATAAGTATAGAATAAAAGCTTTCTCTTTTAGCGATGTTGAATCAGCTCCTACAAAAGTATTAGAAGCAAAAACAAAACCACTTCCTATTTCACCAACAAATGTAAGAAGTTCAAATAATATTCCAAAAAAAGTATATATAACATGGAGTGCTTCACCAACATCTGATGTAGTTCAATATAGAATTTATAGAAGTAGCTACCAATCTTTTGGATATAGTAATATAGCAGCTGTAAACTCAGATACTTTAGAATATACAGATGAGATAAATGCTGATAAAAAGGAGTACTACTACAAAGTTTTAGCAGTTGATAAAGATAATCTTGAAAGTACTTCAGATGTTGATTCTACAAAAGGTATAACACTAGCTCCTCCTTCAAAACCAATATTAACTTTAGCTCAGATACAAGGAAACAAAGCTATATTGAATTGGCAAGCAGGAGATAATAGAACAACATCTTATAATGTTTACAAAAGAGTGAAAAAATATTGGCTTTTTTCAGATACAGTAAAATTTAATAATATAACTACTTTAAGATTTGAAGACCATGATATTGTACAAGGAGTTGATTACTACTATAGTGTTCAAGCAATAGATGAATTTGGTGTTCTTTCTGCAAAAAGTGATGAGGCAAAACTAACTCTTCCTAATACAAGAATATAG
- a CDS encoding RluA family pseudouridine synthase — MYKNFIVDEEIRLDKFLSLKIDASRNQIEQLIEKEFVKVDGKTTNKNGLKLKLNQQIDVFFPEAKTFDKKDSEFIKDSLKDKEIEIIYEDSDILIINKPRGLTVHDAPSVKDATLVDWLKLQNISLSTISGEERHGIVHRLDKGTSGILIVAKTNEAHIEISKQLERREAGRYYLAVIDLPLKDNIEVEAPIARNPNNRLKMAIQKDGRYARTSFCKIELSNNSKYELIACKLFTGRTHQIRVHLNNINRHILGDVLYGFKGNFDNINGFFLHGFCLVFTHPRTKKKMSFTAKLPKDMQDFCESNFDKERIYEKIETSSLFEYFNFNN, encoded by the coding sequence ATGTATAAAAATTTTATTGTAGATGAAGAGATTAGATTAGATAAGTTTTTAAGCTTAAAAATAGATGCTTCAAGGAATCAAATCGAGCAACTAATTGAAAAAGAGTTTGTAAAAGTAGATGGAAAAACTACAAATAAAAATGGCTTAAAACTAAAATTAAATCAGCAAATAGATGTTTTTTTCCCAGAAGCAAAAACATTTGATAAGAAAGATAGTGAATTTATAAAAGATTCACTAAAAGATAAAGAGATAGAGATAATCTATGAAGATAGTGATATTTTAATTATTAATAAGCCACGAGGGCTTACAGTTCACGATGCTCCTAGTGTAAAAGATGCTACTTTGGTTGATTGGTTGAAACTTCAAAATATAAGTTTATCAACTATAAGTGGAGAAGAGAGACATGGAATTGTACATAGATTGGATAAAGGAACTAGTGGTATTTTAATAGTAGCAAAAACAAATGAAGCTCATATTGAAATATCAAAACAGCTAGAAAGAAGAGAAGCAGGACGGTATTACTTAGCAGTAATTGATTTGCCTTTAAAAGATAATATTGAAGTAGAAGCACCAATAGCTAGAAATCCAAATAATAGGCTTAAAATGGCTATACAAAAAGATGGAAGATATGCAAGAACCTCTTTTTGTAAAATCGAACTTAGTAATAATTCAAAATATGAACTAATAGCTTGTAAGCTTTTTACTGGAAGAACACATCAAATAAGAGTTCATTTAAATAATATAAATAGACATATTTTAGGAGATGTTTTATATGGATTTAAGGGCAATTTTGATAATATCAATGGATTTTTTTTGCATGGATTTTGCTTAGTATTTACTCATCCTAGGACAAAAAAGAAGATGAGCTTTACTGCAAAACTTCCAAAAGATATGCAAGATTTTTGTGAAAGTAATTTTGATAAGGAGAGAATATATGAAAAAATTGAGACTTCTAGCCTCTTTGAGTATTTTAATTTTAATAATTAG
- a CDS encoding FtsX-like permease family protein, translating to MKSLKAIFAFFVPLLAMLITFCIFLIIDNIVDNYKKKISRDYSIVLVATSPIKKESLNELAGIKVENIQLLPNEKIIENIKSNLSDNSIELLRQKLPYFYQIYLEIFPTSSELEVIKKTLLSNKDVKNVEVFYKNHNQIYLLLLILNSVSFILFFIITIFAIIIIAKQIKLWFHEHNIKISILRLHGASIIYSASSVLKYALISSFMAFLISSLFLIYVSSNIELLFPLELQEIVNVNINVEIEILKIFILSFCISVFTIFGVLFKYKINND from the coding sequence ATGAAGTCTCTTAAAGCCATTTTTGCCTTTTTTGTACCGCTTTTAGCAATGCTTATTACTTTTTGTATATTCTTAATTATTGATAATATTGTAGATAACTATAAAAAGAAAATATCAAGAGATTATAGTATTGTTTTGGTTGCAACAAGTCCTATAAAAAAAGAGTCTTTAAATGAGTTAGCTGGAATAAAAGTTGAAAATATTCAACTCTTACCAAATGAGAAGATAATTGAAAATATTAAATCAAATTTATCTGATAACTCAATTGAGCTTTTAAGGCAAAAATTGCCATATTTTTATCAAATATATCTTGAAATTTTTCCTACAAGTAGTGAATTAGAAGTTATTAAAAAGACTCTACTTTCAAATAAAGATGTAAAAAATGTGGAGGTTTTTTATAAAAATCACAATCAAATATATTTATTGCTACTTATTTTAAATAGTGTTTCTTTTATACTGTTTTTTATAATTACAATTTTTGCAATTATAATTATTGCAAAACAGATAAAGCTTTGGTTTCATGAACATAATATAAAAATCTCTATTTTAAGGCTTCATGGTGCCTCTATTATTTATAGTGCATCTTCTGTATTAAAATATGCATTAATAAGCTCCTTTATGGCTTTTTTAATCTCTTCTCTTTTTTTGATATATGTATCAAGCAATATTGAACTACTTTTTCCATTAGAGTTACAAGAGATAGTTAATGTAAATATAAATGTTGAGATAGAGATTTTAAAAATCTTTATTCTATCTTTTTGTATCTCTGTATTTACTATTTTTGGTGTACTTTTTAAATATAAGATAAACAATGATTAA
- the trmB gene encoding tRNA (guanosine(46)-N7)-methyltransferase TrmB, with product MPHIVFEKNNLLETPLKKGEIEFLFTAVSYHPEDKNRKIEYKIATKNRNVDFLLGIKEKDDNYLIKSDKTTRISPVSYIKDALNSYVLENKSKIVFKNTTNLKEKKEQENRYLKDIDFFVEDFKSDKEIQIEIGFGSGRHLLHQAKQNPNIQFIGLEIHYPSIEQLLKQLELQNITNVLVVNYDARLFMEFVESNQVGKIFVHFPVPWDKKPHRRIYSNEFIFEALRVLKVDGTLELRTDSRNYFDFCVDLLTNLDKASIKIDVNRDLEVISKYEDRWKKQGKNIYDVILTSQREDKKREINYDFGFDFSINFDNFIKNVFSKALIIKNFFVHIEEFYKILNRDNSGLIKVTMGNFDRPITKYLLVIDGKISYYQGEPLPTSSNIEADKKLKEILAK from the coding sequence ATGCCTCATATAGTTTTTGAAAAAAATAATTTACTTGAAACTCCATTAAAAAAAGGAGAGATTGAGTTTTTATTTACAGCAGTATCTTATCATCCAGAAGATAAAAATAGAAAGATTGAGTATAAAATAGCAACAAAAAATAGAAATGTGGATTTTTTGTTAGGAATAAAAGAGAAAGATGATAATTACTTAATAAAATCAGATAAAACAACAAGAATATCACCTGTTTCATATATAAAAGATGCTTTAAACTCTTATGTTTTGGAAAATAAATCAAAAATTGTATTTAAAAATACTACAAATTTAAAAGAGAAAAAAGAGCAAGAAAATAGATATCTAAAGGATATTGATTTTTTTGTAGAAGATTTTAAAAGTGATAAAGAGATTCAAATTGAGATTGGTTTTGGAAGTGGAAGACATTTATTGCACCAAGCAAAACAAAATCCAAATATACAGTTTATAGGTCTTGAAATACATTATCCTTCTATTGAGCAACTTTTAAAACAGTTGGAACTTCAAAATATTACAAATGTTTTAGTTGTAAATTATGATGCAAGACTTTTTATGGAGTTTGTAGAGTCAAATCAAGTGGGAAAAATTTTTGTACATTTTCCAGTTCCTTGGGATAAGAAACCACATAGAAGAATATATTCAAATGAGTTTATCTTTGAGGCTTTAAGAGTTTTAAAAGTTGATGGAACTTTGGAACTAAGAACAGATAGTAGAAACTATTTTGATTTTTGTGTAGATTTACTAACAAATTTAGATAAAGCTTCGATTAAAATCGATGTAAATAGGGATTTAGAAGTTATTAGTAAATATGAAGATAGATGGAAAAAACAAGGTAAAAATATCTATGATGTAATTTTAACTTCTCAAAGAGAAGATAAAAAAAGAGAGATTAATTATGATTTTGGTTTTGATTTTTCTATAAATTTTGATAATTTTATAAAAAATGTTTTTTCAAAAGCTCTTATAATTAAAAACTTTTTTGTACACATTGAGGAGTTTTATAAGATATTAAATAGAGATAATTCAGGTCTTATTAAAGTTACTATGGGAAATTTTGATAGACCAATTACTAAATATCTTTTAGTAATAGATGGAAAAATCTCTTATTATCAAGGTGAACCACTTCCTACTAGCTCAAATATAGAAGCTGATAAAAAATTAAAAGAGATTTTGGCTAAATGA
- the ppnP gene encoding pyrimidine/purine nucleoside phosphorylase, producing the protein MHSFKGVELIKKANIYFDGNVTSRTFIDTDGSKKSLGIMMKGEYLFGTVEAEIMEIIEGHVEVKLKGEKEWKTYRSGSSFEVVANSSFDIKVLEITDYFCSYIK; encoded by the coding sequence ATGCATAGTTTTAAAGGTGTTGAATTAATAAAAAAAGCAAATATCTATTTTGATGGAAATGTTACAAGTAGAACATTTATAGATACAGACGGAAGTAAAAAATCTCTTGGAATTATGATGAAAGGAGAGTATCTCTTTGGTACTGTTGAAGCTGAAATAATGGAGATTATTGAAGGTCATGTTGAAGTAAAACTAAAAGGCGAAAAAGAGTGGAAAACATATAGAAGTGGAAGCTCATTTGAAGTTGTTGCAAACTCTAGCTTTGATATAAAAGTATTAGAAATAACTGATTACTTTTGTAGCTATATAAAATAG
- the hemL gene encoding glutamate-1-semialdehyde 2,1-aminomutase, giving the protein MFKKSIKAYKEACEVIPGGVDSPVRAFKSVGGTPPFIKKGEGAYLFDIDGNAYVDFVQSWGPLIFGHCDKDIEKAVIKTVKKGLSFGAPTLLETELAQEIVSMYKNIDKIRFVSSGTEATMSAIRLARGVTNKNDIVKFEGCYHGHSDSLLVQAGSGMATFGSPSSPGVPADLTKHTLLCEYNNISQLEKCFEESSDIACIIIEPIAGNMGLVPATNEFLEKCRELCNKHGALLIFDEVMSGFRASLKGASGILNIQADILTFGKVIGAGMPVGAFAASKEIMSHLSPEGKIYQAGTLSGNPVAMAAGLESLKKLKANPKIYEDLSKKAIKLVNGLKEVATKNGIALQVNTRGSMFGFFFCEEEPKNFKEVGKCNFERFATFHREMLKHGFYFACSQYEAGFICTKITNKMIENCIKTADKVMKGLKNNA; this is encoded by the coding sequence ATGTTTAAAAAATCTATAAAAGCCTACAAAGAAGCTTGTGAAGTAATTCCAGGAGGAGTAGATTCCCCTGTTAGAGCATTTAAAAGTGTAGGTGGAACTCCTCCGTTTATCAAAAAAGGAGAAGGTGCCTATCTATTTGATATTGACGGAAATGCTTATGTAGATTTTGTTCAAAGTTGGGGACCTCTTATTTTTGGACATTGCGATAAAGATATTGAAAAAGCTGTTATTAAAACTGTAAAAAAAGGTTTAAGCTTTGGTGCTCCAACTCTTCTTGAGACAGAATTAGCACAAGAGATAGTTTCTATGTATAAAAATATAGATAAAATTAGATTTGTAAGCTCTGGAACAGAAGCTACTATGAGTGCTATTAGACTTGCAAGAGGTGTTACAAATAAAAATGATATTGTAAAGTTTGAAGGGTGTTATCATGGACATAGTGATTCTCTTTTAGTTCAAGCCGGAAGTGGAATGGCAACTTTTGGAAGTCCAAGTAGCCCTGGTGTTCCAGCAGATTTGACAAAACATACTCTTTTATGTGAATACAACAATATATCTCAACTTGAAAAATGTTTTGAAGAGAGTAGCGACATAGCTTGTATAATTATTGAACCAATTGCTGGGAATATGGGATTAGTTCCTGCTACAAACGAGTTTTTAGAAAAATGTAGAGAGCTTTGCAATAAACATGGAGCACTATTGATTTTTGATGAAGTTATGAGTGGATTTAGAGCATCTTTAAAAGGAGCTAGTGGAATTTTAAATATACAAGCTGATATCTTAACTTTTGGAAAGGTAATAGGAGCGGGAATGCCAGTAGGTGCTTTTGCAGCAAGTAAAGAAATTATGAGCCACTTATCACCTGAAGGAAAAATTTATCAAGCAGGAACTCTAAGTGGTAACCCTGTTGCTATGGCAGCAGGATTAGAGAGTCTTAAAAAATTAAAAGCAAATCCAAAAATCTATGAAGATTTAAGTAAAAAAGCTATAAAACTTGTAAATGGTCTAAAAGAAGTAGCTACTAAAAATGGTATAGCTCTTCAAGTAAATACAAGAGGAAGTATGTTTGGATTTTTCTTTTGCGAAGAGGAGCCAAAAAACTTTAAAGAGGTAGGAAAATGTAATTTTGAAAGGTTTGCAACTTTCCATAGAGAGATGCTAAAACATGGTTTTTACTTTGCTTGTAGCCAATATGAAGCTGGATTTATATGTACAAAAATTACAAATAAAATGATAGAAAATTGTATAAAAACAGCAGATAAAGTTATGAAAGGTTTAAAAAACAATGCATAG
- a CDS encoding cell division ATP-binding protein FtsE produces MINAKDLYLTYDSNKYIIKRGNFSIKEREFVFIGGNSGSGKSTLLKSFYGDIPIKHGSLKIANQEVFKIKGNNLRYLRKDIGVIFQDYKLINDYTIEENIMIPLKINNYSDEVSRLQADNLLKHVKLSHRKGFYPNQLSGGEQQRVAVARALAHNPKIIIADEPTGNLDDFNADVVWNLLKGANEQLGITVVVVTHRVPKNLGINFRQLSIEDGIIYEVS; encoded by the coding sequence ATGATAAATGCAAAGGACTTATATCTTACTTATGATAGCAATAAGTATATAATTAAAAGAGGAAATTTCTCTATAAAAGAGAGAGAATTTGTATTTATTGGTGGAAACTCTGGAAGTGGAAAATCAACACTTTTAAAATCTTTTTATGGAGATATTCCAATAAAGCATGGAAGTTTAAAAATAGCAAATCAAGAGGTTTTTAAAATAAAAGGGAATAATCTTAGATACTTAAGAAAAGATATTGGTGTTATTTTTCAAGACTATAAACTTATAAATGATTATACTATTGAAGAAAATATTATGATTCCTCTTAAGATAAATAACTATTCAGATGAAGTTTCAAGACTTCAAGCTGATAATCTTTTAAAGCATGTAAAACTATCTCATAGAAAAGGTTTTTATCCAAATCAATTAAGTGGTGGAGAGCAACAAAGAGTGGCAGTTGCAAGAGCTTTGGCACATAATCCAAAAATTATTATTGCAGATGAGCCAACAGGTAATTTAGATGATTTTAATGCTGATGTAGTTTGGAATTTACTAAAAGGTGCAAATGAACAACTAGGAATTACAGTTGTTGTAGTTACTCATAGAGTTCCAAAGAATTTAGGAATAAATTTCAGACAACTCTCAATAGAAGATGGGATTATTTATGAAGTCTCTTAA
- a CDS encoding cytochrome b/b6 domain-containing protein, with protein sequence MGVFNEKRSLNLRVWHWLNSIAIIGLIFTCIFRSTWFNKNDNALIIQNKLSEFGLSLTNENAVVIAKLLRSEMWNWHYIFGFILVFLIIFRLFAFLSRSETGILTKIKESKNIHQKGAKIMHLLFYIVTFLVCLTGVLLYFRDDLNLAKSFVGFMKDMHKQSFFFYLFFIATHLFGVIVAETTTDKGLISEMFNGGK encoded by the coding sequence ATGGGAGTTTTTAATGAAAAAAGAAGCCTAAATTTAAGGGTTTGGCACTGGCTTAATTCAATAGCAATTATAGGTTTAATCTTTACATGTATATTTAGAAGTACTTGGTTTAATAAGAATGATAATGCCTTAATTATTCAAAATAAGTTAAGTGAATTTGGTTTATCTCTTACAAATGAAAATGCTGTAGTTATTGCAAAACTTTTAAGATCAGAGATGTGGAACTGGCACTATATCTTTGGTTTTATTCTAGTTTTTTTGATTATTTTTAGACTTTTTGCATTTTTAAGTAGAAGTGAAACTGGAATTTTAACAAAAATAAAAGAGAGCAAGAATATTCATCAAAAAGGTGCAAAAATTATGCACTTACTCTTTTATATAGTTACTTTTCTTGTTTGTTTAACAGGAGTTTTACTATATTTTAGAGATGATTTAAACTTAGCCAAAAGTTTTGTTGGCTTTATGAAAGATATGCATAAACAATCTTTTTTCTTCTATCTATTTTTTATAGCTACTCATCTTTTTGGAGTTATAGTAGCTGAAACTACAACGGATAAAGGATTAATTAGTGAGATGTTTAATGGTGGGAAATAA